The Terriglobia bacterium genome contains a region encoding:
- the treS gene encoding maltose alpha-D-glucosyltransferase — protein sequence MPERSEGFLLEDDPLWYKDAIIYELHVRAFFDSNGDGIGDFAGLTQKLDYLQDLGITAVWLLPFYPSPLKDDGYDIADYTNVHPSYGTLHDFKSFLREAHRRGIRVISELVLNHTSDQHAWFQRARRARPGSPARNYYVWSDTPSRYKDARIIFKDFETSNWTWDSIANQYFWHRFYHHQPDLNFESPDVIRSLMNVVNFWMAMGVDGMRLDAVPYLYERDGTNCENLPETHAFLRQLRKQIDGRFRNRMLLAEANQWPEDAVAYFGNADECHMCFHFPVMPRMFMALRMEDRFPIIDILAQTPGLAENCQWALFLRNHDELTLEMVTDEERDYMYRAYAHDPQMRINLGIRRRLASLLGKDWNRIELMNALLFSLPGTPVIYYGDEIGMGDNIYLGDRNAVRTPMQWSADRNAGFSKTSPHRLYLPIIIDPDSHYEAFNVEAQQNNQYSMLWWTKRLIAMRKRYKAFGRGSLEFLYPDNHRVLAFIRRYQDEVILVIANLSRFVQYAALDLAPFKGTSPIELFGRAQFPPIGESPYVLTLGAHSFYWFLLTPTGKPAEGGSGASTLVHITVQDHWTNVLSGRAQASLEDRLIGYLQSQRWFGGKGRQIKAAGFIESAPLQFDSAQAVMTQIRVEYTEEDPEIYIVPLSFADGERAHQICESSPNKVLAKVTVHTRKGDQDGCLYDAVLDKDFCKAIVKTMTRRKRLRGSSGEFVPTTTRVLKNGELGSITNLEVSSMRAEQTNSSIVYGDKFILKLFRRTEAGINPDIEIGSFLTERAGFEHTPPVAGVIEYRPLKGDNIAVGILQKFVPNEGDAWRHTLDALSQYFDRAVVRPADELQDLQQAMPFVARLQQTVLPPFAGELVGPYLENVKLLGQRTAELHVALASNATEQDFAPEPFSVLYQRALYQSMRNHSGQMFQLLKSNLGGLRGSILDDALKVLDLRGEILVRFRTLLSRRITAQRTRIHGDYHLGQVLYTGKDYTIIDFEGEPARPLTERRIKKSPMRDVAGMLRSFHYAAYTSLFGHLGSSVVRPEDMAAMEPWARIWNVWVSATFLNSYLEHAAAGGFLPANRDELNILLNTYLLEKALYELGYELNNRPDWVRIPLTGILQLMQTAEEAPEAAA from the coding sequence ATGCCTGAACGTTCCGAAGGTTTCCTCTTAGAAGACGATCCGCTCTGGTACAAGGATGCGATCATTTACGAACTCCATGTTCGCGCATTCTTCGACAGCAATGGCGACGGGATCGGTGATTTCGCCGGATTGACCCAGAAGCTGGACTACCTCCAGGATCTCGGGATCACCGCGGTATGGCTGCTTCCGTTTTATCCGTCGCCGCTCAAAGACGACGGCTACGACATCGCGGATTACACAAACGTTCATCCTTCATACGGAACGCTGCACGATTTCAAATCGTTCCTGCGTGAGGCGCACCGGCGCGGTATCCGCGTCATTTCCGAACTCGTGCTCAACCATACCTCGGACCAGCACGCCTGGTTTCAACGGGCGCGGCGAGCGCGGCCGGGGAGTCCCGCGCGCAACTACTATGTCTGGAGCGATACCCCCAGCAGGTACAAGGATGCGCGCATCATTTTCAAAGATTTTGAAACCTCCAACTGGACCTGGGACAGCATCGCCAATCAGTATTTCTGGCATCGCTTTTACCACCATCAGCCCGATTTGAATTTCGAGAGCCCGGACGTCATCCGCAGCCTGATGAATGTCGTCAACTTCTGGATGGCGATGGGAGTGGACGGCATGCGTCTGGACGCGGTTCCGTACCTTTATGAGCGTGACGGAACAAATTGCGAGAATCTGCCGGAAACGCATGCCTTTTTAAGGCAGCTTCGCAAGCAGATCGATGGCCGCTTCCGGAATCGCATGCTGCTCGCCGAGGCGAATCAGTGGCCTGAAGACGCGGTGGCGTACTTCGGAAACGCGGACGAGTGTCACATGTGTTTTCACTTTCCCGTCATGCCGCGCATGTTCATGGCGTTGCGCATGGAAGACCGCTTTCCGATCATCGATATCCTCGCCCAGACGCCGGGGCTCGCCGAAAATTGCCAGTGGGCGCTGTTTCTACGCAATCACGATGAACTGACCCTCGAGATGGTCACCGACGAAGAGCGCGATTACATGTACCGCGCCTACGCTCACGATCCGCAGATGCGGATCAATCTCGGTATCCGCCGCCGGCTGGCGTCACTGCTCGGGAAAGACTGGAACCGGATCGAGCTCATGAATGCTCTGCTGTTCTCGCTGCCCGGAACGCCCGTCATCTATTACGGCGATGAGATCGGAATGGGGGACAATATTTATCTCGGCGACCGCAACGCCGTCCGTACGCCGATGCAGTGGAGCGCCGACCGCAACGCAGGCTTTTCGAAAACCAGTCCACACCGGCTTTATCTGCCGATCATCATCGATCCGGACTCCCACTACGAAGCGTTCAATGTGGAGGCGCAGCAGAACAATCAGTATTCGATGTTGTGGTGGACCAAACGCTTGATTGCCATGCGCAAGCGCTATAAAGCGTTCGGCCGGGGCTCGCTGGAGTTTTTGTATCCCGATAACCACCGTGTGCTTGCTTTCATCCGCCGCTATCAGGATGAGGTGATTCTCGTGATCGCCAACCTGTCGCGATTTGTGCAGTATGCGGCACTCGATCTGGCGCCCTTCAAAGGCACTTCTCCGATTGAGCTGTTCGGCCGCGCGCAATTCCCGCCGATCGGAGAATCTCCGTACGTTCTGACCCTCGGCGCGCATTCGTTTTACTGGTTCCTGCTCACACCCACCGGCAAACCGGCGGAGGGTGGTTCCGGCGCGTCAACGCTGGTACATATCACTGTTCAGGACCATTGGACGAATGTTCTGTCAGGCCGGGCGCAAGCGAGCCTGGAAGACCGGCTGATCGGATATTTACAATCGCAGCGCTGGTTCGGAGGAAAAGGCAGGCAGATCAAGGCGGCCGGCTTCATCGAAAGCGCGCCGCTGCAGTTTGATTCGGCGCAAGCTGTGATGACGCAGATCCGTGTCGAATACACCGAGGAAGACCCTGAAATCTATATCGTGCCGCTCTCCTTTGCCGACGGCGAGCGCGCGCATCAAATCTGCGAATCGTCACCGAACAAAGTGCTTGCGAAGGTGACCGTCCACACCAGAAAAGGAGACCAGGACGGGTGTCTATATGACGCGGTCCTGGACAAAGATTTCTGCAAGGCGATCGTCAAGACAATGACGCGGCGCAAACGCCTTCGCGGCAGTTCCGGAGAATTCGTCCCGACAACAACTCGAGTGTTGAAGAATGGCGAACTGGGCTCGATTACAAATCTCGAGGTTTCGTCGATGCGGGCCGAACAGACCAATTCCTCCATCGTGTATGGCGATAAATTCATCCTGAAGCTGTTCCGCCGCACCGAAGCCGGCATCAATCCGGATATCGAGATCGGATCTTTTTTGACGGAACGGGCTGGGTTTGAGCATACTCCACCAGTCGCGGGTGTCATCGAGTACCGCCCTCTTAAAGGAGACAATATTGCCGTCGGGATACTTCAGAAGTTTGTGCCGAACGAAGGTGATGCGTGGCGGCACACCCTCGATGCGCTGAGCCAGTATTTCGACCGCGCTGTGGTACGGCCGGCGGATGAACTTCAAGATCTCCAGCAGGCCATGCCGTTTGTGGCTCGGCTGCAGCAGACCGTTCTGCCGCCGTTTGCTGGCGAACTGGTCGGTCCCTATCTCGAGAACGTGAAATTACTCGGGCAACGCACCGCGGAATTGCACGTTGCCCTGGCTTCGAACGCCACGGAGCAGGATTTTGCGCCGGAGCCGTTTTCAGTGTTGTATCAGAGGGCCCTGTATCAATCGATGCGAAATCATTCCGGACAGATGTTCCAGCTGCTCAAGAGCAATCTCGGCGGCCTCCGCGGCAGCATCCTCGACGATGCGCTGAAAGTGCTCGACCTGCGGGGCGAAATACTGGTGCGGTTCCGCACCCTGTTGTCGCGGAGGATTACCGCGCAGCGCACGCGCATACACGGTGACTATCACCTGGGCCAGGTGCTGTATACCGGAAAGGATTATACGATCATCGATTTCGAGGGTGAACCCGCCCGTCCGCTTACGGAACGGCGGATCAAGAAGTCGCCGATGCGTGACGTGGCGGGCATGCTCCGGTCATTTCATTACGCGGCATACACGTCGCTCTTCGGACATCTGGGAAGCTCTGTGGTCCGCCCCGAAGACATGGCCGCGATGGAACCGTGGGCGCGTATCTGGAACGTGTGGGTTTCGGCGACATTTCTGAACTCCTATCTGGAACACGCCGCTGCCGGCGGCTTCCTGCCGGCGAATCGCGACGAACTCAACATTCTCCTGAATACTTATCTGCTTGAAAAGGCCCTCTATGAACTTGGATATGAGCTCAACAACCGTCCGGATTGGGTAAGAATACCGCTCACCGGAATCCTCCAGCTGATGCAGACTGCCGAGGAGGCTCCCGAGGCGGCCGCATGA
- the malQ gene encoding 4-alpha-glucanotransferase: MKNPQLLQLARLYGIQTSYLDMRQQRRDADPEALLLVLRAMGAGVNKFSDVGDALLRRKTELQKRTVEPVMVAWNGKLGTRRFDFGYHDVEIKGQRTFVISAPVQAYFPAGRTWGLFVPIYALHSKRNRNAGDLTDFEDLMNWSHRLGGTVVGTLPLLGAFLSEPFEPSPYSPATRLFWNEFYVDVERVPEFSGRHSSKELKHSKYVDYRAVMSGKRRVIERMAKRFFSRAEPQRREEFARFLRENTGVEDYARFRAVTDRQQEGWPAWPAPLRDGTIRKNDYDESTKNYHLYAQWIIQEQLKNLSTDAAARGQLLYLDLPLGLHPAGYDIWRNRDFFVDGIAGGAPPDPVFTKGQNWGFPPMNPEAMRLNRYQYVIAYLRNHFRYAKLLRIDHVMGLHRLYWIPDELTGDKGVYVEYPAEELWAILCLESHRYRAGIVGENLGTVPPAVNTAMKRHGIREMYVVQYEIMGDPRKPTLREPPAKSVATLNTHDMPPFRAFLDGTDIDDRIDLGFLDEKDAREERRQRTLMRRKLRSFRAAIRFLAESMANVVLINAEDLWEETLPQNVPATSTERPNWRRRVRPSVEQIRKMAGIAEELSNVFAQRSRSLPV; the protein is encoded by the coding sequence TTGAAAAATCCACAACTCCTCCAGCTCGCGCGGCTGTACGGCATTCAGACGTCCTATCTCGATATGCGGCAGCAGCGCAGAGACGCCGATCCGGAAGCACTTCTTCTCGTGCTGCGGGCGATGGGCGCCGGCGTGAATAAATTCAGCGATGTGGGGGATGCTCTTCTCCGCCGGAAGACGGAATTACAGAAGCGAACCGTCGAGCCGGTCATGGTTGCATGGAACGGAAAGCTCGGAACCCGCCGTTTCGACTTCGGCTATCACGACGTCGAAATCAAAGGACAGCGCACCTTCGTGATTTCGGCGCCGGTTCAGGCTTACTTTCCGGCGGGCAGGACCTGGGGTTTATTCGTTCCGATCTACGCGCTGCATTCGAAACGTAATCGCAACGCCGGCGACCTGACGGATTTTGAAGATCTGATGAACTGGAGTCACCGTTTGGGCGGGACAGTCGTCGGAACTTTGCCTCTGCTCGGAGCATTTCTCTCGGAACCGTTCGAGCCCAGTCCCTATTCGCCGGCGACCCGTCTGTTCTGGAACGAGTTCTATGTCGACGTTGAGCGGGTGCCCGAATTTTCAGGGCGTCATTCATCCAAGGAGCTGAAGCACAGCAAATACGTCGATTATCGCGCCGTCATGTCCGGGAAGAGGCGCGTTATCGAGCGCATGGCGAAACGATTTTTCTCGCGGGCCGAGCCTCAGCGCCGGGAGGAATTTGCCAGGTTCCTTCGTGAAAACACCGGTGTGGAAGATTACGCCAGATTCCGCGCCGTCACCGACCGCCAGCAGGAAGGTTGGCCGGCCTGGCCAGCGCCTCTTCGCGATGGAACGATTCGAAAAAACGATTACGACGAATCGACAAAGAATTACCACCTCTACGCGCAATGGATCATTCAAGAGCAGCTGAAAAATTTATCGACAGATGCTGCGGCGCGAGGACAATTACTTTACCTGGACCTCCCGCTCGGGCTTCATCCCGCCGGCTATGACATCTGGCGGAATCGCGATTTCTTTGTCGATGGCATCGCCGGTGGAGCGCCCCCGGATCCTGTATTCACCAAGGGGCAGAACTGGGGTTTTCCTCCGATGAATCCCGAGGCAATGCGCCTGAATCGATACCAATATGTGATCGCGTATCTTCGAAATCACTTCCGCTACGCAAAACTACTGCGCATCGATCACGTGATGGGGTTGCACCGCCTTTACTGGATTCCGGATGAGTTGACCGGAGACAAGGGCGTTTATGTGGAGTATCCGGCCGAGGAGCTATGGGCGATTCTCTGTCTCGAGTCTCACCGGTACCGGGCCGGGATCGTCGGTGAAAATCTCGGCACGGTTCCGCCCGCAGTGAATACAGCTATGAAGCGTCACGGTATTCGTGAGATGTATGTCGTCCAATACGAAATCATGGGCGATCCGAGGAAGCCCACCCTCAGGGAGCCGCCGGCGAAGTCGGTCGCCACTCTCAATACGCACGACATGCCGCCTTTCCGGGCTTTTCTTGATGGCACGGATATCGATGATCGGATCGATCTTGGTTTTCTCGATGAAAAGGATGCGCGTGAAGAGCGGAGACAGCGTACTCTGATGCGCCGGAAGCTTCGTTCGTTTCGTGCTGCAATCCGGTTTCTGGCCGAAAGTATGGCCAATGTCGTGCTTATTAATGCGGAAGATCTCTGGGAGGAGACGCTTCCTCAAAATGTCCCAGCAACCAGTACAGAGCGGCCCAACTGGCGCCGCCGCGTCCGGCCAAGCGTTGAGCAGATCCGAAAGATGGCCGGAATTGCCGAGGAACTCTCCAATGTCTTTGCTCAGCGATCACGATCTTTACCTGTTTAA
- the glgB gene encoding 1,4-alpha-glucan branching protein GlgB, with protein MSLLSDHDLYLFNEGSHVKLYERLGSHTRTVDGVEGTNFAVWAPDAEKVSVMGGFNGWNNTSHYLHPRGSSGIWEGFIPDVRQGESYKYHVVSRYHEYRIDKADPFAFHNEVAPRTASIVWDLDYEWRDREWMASRAGRNTLSAPVSIYEVHLGSWRRVPEENNRFLTYRELAPKLAEYVEQMGFTHVEFLPLTEHPFYGSWGYQTTGYFAATSRYGTPQDLMYLIDYLHQHRIAVILDWVPSHFPTDDWALGYFDGTHLYEHSDPRLGIHKDWDSYIFNYGRHEVRSFLLSSAMFWLDQFHIDGLRVDAVASMLYLDYSRQEGEWIPNMFGGRENLEAIEFLRRFNADIYQNHSDVQTIAEESTAWPMVSRPTYVGGLGFGLKWDMGWMHDTLKYFGHDPIYRKFHHNELTFRMIYAWHENFVLPLSHDEVVHGKGSMLGKMPGDLWQKFANLRLLYAYMYAQPAKKLLFMGGEFGQWAEWSHDSSLEWHLLQYDSHRQLQQWVADLNRAYRAERALHELDCDASGFEWIDGSDSQQSMLSFMRKSRGGDEIVVAVFNFTPLPRHNYRVGVPRSGYWQEILNSDSQAYGGADFGNLGGCEAQEVVSHGRPYSLNLIIPPLGAVFLKSG; from the coding sequence ATGTCTTTGCTCAGCGATCACGATCTTTACCTGTTTAACGAAGGCAGCCACGTGAAGTTGTACGAGCGGCTCGGCTCGCACACCCGAACTGTCGACGGGGTGGAAGGAACGAATTTCGCCGTATGGGCTCCCGACGCGGAAAAAGTCTCCGTTATGGGCGGCTTCAACGGCTGGAACAACACCAGCCATTACCTTCATCCCCGGGGCTCCTCCGGTATCTGGGAGGGTTTTATCCCGGATGTCCGTCAGGGTGAATCCTACAAATATCATGTGGTATCGCGGTACCACGAGTACCGGATCGACAAGGCCGACCCGTTTGCGTTTCACAATGAGGTGGCGCCGCGGACCGCATCGATTGTCTGGGACCTCGATTACGAATGGCGCGACCGCGAGTGGATGGCCTCGCGCGCCGGCCGCAATACGTTGAGCGCTCCGGTTTCCATTTATGAAGTGCATCTCGGATCGTGGCGCCGGGTTCCGGAGGAAAACAATCGCTTCCTCACCTATCGCGAGCTGGCGCCGAAACTCGCCGAGTACGTCGAACAGATGGGATTCACTCACGTTGAGTTTCTGCCGCTGACGGAGCATCCCTTTTACGGATCCTGGGGCTACCAGACCACCGGTTATTTTGCGGCGACGAGCAGGTACGGTACGCCGCAGGATCTGATGTATCTCATCGACTACCTGCATCAGCATCGAATTGCCGTCATTCTGGACTGGGTGCCGTCGCACTTCCCTACGGATGATTGGGCTCTCGGATATTTCGACGGGACCCATCTTTATGAACATTCGGATCCGCGCCTGGGCATTCATAAAGACTGGGACAGTTACATCTTCAACTACGGCCGGCACGAAGTGCGCAGCTTCCTGCTCAGCAGCGCGATGTTCTGGCTGGACCAGTTTCACATCGACGGCCTGCGGGTGGACGCCGTCGCCTCCATGTTGTATCTCGATTATTCGAGGCAGGAGGGCGAATGGATTCCGAATATGTTCGGCGGCCGCGAGAACCTCGAAGCGATCGAGTTTCTTCGTCGTTTCAATGCCGACATCTATCAGAACCATTCCGATGTCCAGACGATCGCGGAAGAGTCGACGGCGTGGCCGATGGTCTCGCGTCCTACATATGTCGGAGGACTTGGTTTCGGCCTCAAGTGGGATATGGGCTGGATGCACGACACGCTGAAATACTTCGGCCATGATCCCATCTACCGCAAATTCCATCACAATGAACTGACCTTCCGGATGATCTATGCGTGGCACGAAAACTTCGTCCTGCCCCTGTCTCACGACGAGGTGGTTCACGGCAAGGGTTCGATGCTGGGAAAGATGCCCGGGGATCTGTGGCAGAAGTTTGCCAACTTACGGCTCCTGTACGCCTATATGTACGCTCAACCCGCCAAGAAACTGCTGTTTATGGGCGGCGAGTTCGGCCAATGGGCGGAATGGTCGCACGACAGCAGTCTGGAATGGCACCTGCTCCAATATGATTCGCACCGCCAGCTGCAGCAGTGGGTGGCGGATTTGAATCGTGCGTACCGGGCAGAGCGGGCTCTGCACGAACTGGACTGCGACGCTTCAGGCTTTGAATGGATCGACGGCAGCGACTCGCAGCAGAGCATGTTGAGCTTTATGCGCAAGTCCCGGGGCGGCGATGAAATTGTCGTGGCGGTTTTCAACTTCACTCCCCTCCCGCGCCACAACTACCGGGTCGGCGTTCCACGGAGCGGCTACTGGCAGGAGATTCTGAACAGTGATTCGCAGGCCTACGGCGGCGCGGACTTCGGCAACCTGGGCGGGTGTGAAGCTCAGGAAGTTGTCTCTCACGGCCGGCCGTATTCGCTGAATTTGATCATACCGCCGCTTGGCGCGGTCTTTTTGAAGAGTGGATAA
- the treZ gene encoding malto-oligosyltrehalose trehalohydrolase translates to MFQSLGAVLLEGGRCRFRVWAPLSERVQVQITAPRESVVCLQPRPLGYHTSVVEGVLPGTRYRYRLSNGRELPDPASRYQPEGVHGPSEVVDPHFEWHDDKWFGIPIENYIIYELHVGTFTPEGTFEAVISHLDELAATGFTAIELMPVAQFPGARNWGYDGVYPFAVQDSYGGPAGLKKLVDACHVRGIAAILDVVYNHLGPEGNYLPQFAPYFTDRYKTPWGSALNFDDAHSDEVRNFFISNAVEWIRDYHFDALRLDAVHAILDHSALNFLEELADAVHGLGTLLNRRVYAIAESALNDTRVTRPAELGGYGLDAQWNDDFHHSLHTLLTREREGYYIDFGDFQHMAQAFSEGFVYSGRYSVTRGRRHGNSSRGVPSVKFVVFAQNHDQIGNRMMGERLGQLVSFEACKLASSIVLLSPFVPLMFMGDEYGEIAPFQYFVSHSDPQLIDAVRRGRKGEFSSFQWKGEPPDPQDENTFKRSRLDHLLKTGGERHRALLEFHKELIRLRKSLPALYSLSKDKMDVISLERERVLAVRRWNGSSETLAIFNFNDHETRPFQNIPYGIWRKRLDSSDSRWLGNGATVPGRFSTKNIHEVMLQPQTAVLFEKEIDD, encoded by the coding sequence ATGTTTCAAAGCCTGGGTGCAGTTCTGTTGGAGGGCGGCAGGTGCCGGTTCCGGGTATGGGCGCCTCTGAGCGAAAGGGTTCAAGTGCAGATTACTGCTCCCAGAGAGTCAGTAGTTTGCCTGCAGCCCAGGCCTCTCGGGTATCACACTTCCGTTGTTGAAGGTGTTTTACCGGGGACCCGCTATCGATACCGGCTGTCCAACGGCAGGGAGCTTCCGGATCCGGCTTCACGCTATCAGCCGGAAGGTGTGCATGGACCTTCGGAAGTCGTCGATCCCCACTTCGAGTGGCACGACGATAAATGGTTCGGCATTCCGATCGAGAACTACATCATCTATGAACTGCACGTAGGCACATTTACACCTGAAGGCACGTTCGAGGCGGTGATTTCGCATCTGGATGAGCTGGCGGCAACCGGGTTCACTGCCATCGAATTGATGCCCGTTGCTCAGTTCCCGGGAGCCCGAAACTGGGGTTATGACGGAGTATATCCGTTCGCCGTACAAGATTCGTACGGCGGTCCTGCGGGGCTCAAGAAGCTTGTCGATGCCTGTCATGTTCGGGGTATCGCAGCAATTCTCGACGTCGTTTATAACCACCTGGGTCCGGAAGGCAATTATCTTCCGCAGTTCGCTCCATACTTCACAGACCGCTATAAGACACCGTGGGGATCCGCGCTCAACTTCGATGACGCTCACAGTGATGAGGTCCGGAACTTCTTCATCTCGAACGCCGTCGAGTGGATCCGGGACTATCACTTCGATGCGCTCCGCCTCGATGCCGTCCATGCCATCCTCGATCATTCCGCCCTCAACTTTCTCGAGGAACTCGCCGATGCCGTCCACGGACTGGGTACTTTACTCAATCGCCGTGTGTACGCGATCGCGGAGAGCGCGCTGAATGACACCAGGGTGACCCGGCCTGCAGAGCTTGGCGGTTATGGTCTCGACGCGCAATGGAACGACGATTTTCACCATTCATTGCACACCCTGCTGACCCGCGAGCGCGAAGGTTATTACATCGACTTCGGCGACTTTCAGCACATGGCGCAGGCTTTCTCCGAAGGCTTCGTCTACTCCGGACGCTATTCCGTGACGCGCGGCCGGCGGCACGGCAATTCCTCGAGAGGCGTGCCCTCGGTCAAGTTTGTCGTGTTCGCGCAGAACCACGACCAGATCGGAAACCGGATGATGGGCGAACGCCTGGGGCAGCTCGTTTCTTTCGAGGCTTGCAAGCTGGCTTCGAGCATTGTGCTGCTTTCGCCGTTTGTGCCGCTGATGTTCATGGGCGATGAGTACGGCGAAATCGCGCCTTTCCAGTATTTTGTCAGCCACTCCGATCCGCAGCTCATCGATGCCGTGCGCCGCGGCCGCAAAGGGGAATTTTCATCGTTCCAGTGGAAAGGCGAGCCGCCCGATCCGCAGGATGAAAATACCTTCAAACGATCGCGACTTGATCATCTGCTGAAGACCGGCGGAGAGCGTCACCGGGCCCTGCTTGAATTTCACAAGGAACTCATCCGGCTGCGCAAATCCTTGCCCGCCCTGTATAGCCTCAGCAAAGACAAGATGGACGTCATCAGTCTGGAGCGGGAGCGCGTACTGGCTGTGCGGCGCTGGAATGGCAGCAGCGAAACACTGGCGATTTTCAATTTCAATGATCATGAGACCCGGCCGTTTCAAAACATCCCCTATGGGATCTGGCGCAAACGGCTCGATTCCTCCGATTCGCGCTGGCTGGGGAATGGTGCAACCGTACCCGGCCGTTTCAGTACGAAAAACATACACGAAGTCATGCTTCAGCCGCAGACCGCGGTCTTATTCGAGAAGGAGATCGACGACTGA